One window from the genome of uncultured Tateyamaria sp. encodes:
- the mobB gene encoding molybdopterin-guanine dinucleotide biosynthesis protein B, with amino-acid sequence MRIYGVVGWKNAGKTGLMERLVTEITRRGITVSTVKHAHHTFDVDHPGKDSHRHRVAGASEVLLASRNRVALMQELRDQDEPTLDDLLKRLSAVDLVLVEGYKRDAHPKVEAHRAETGNPLIAPDDPTIRAIASDTALTMDRPVFDLNDTTRIADFILSEVGL; translated from the coding sequence ATGAGGATCTATGGCGTGGTGGGGTGGAAAAACGCAGGCAAGACCGGCCTGATGGAACGGCTCGTGACCGAGATCACGCGGCGCGGCATCACCGTCTCGACCGTCAAGCACGCGCACCACACGTTCGACGTGGACCATCCCGGCAAGGACAGCCACCGCCACCGCGTCGCCGGCGCGTCCGAGGTGCTGCTGGCCTCGCGCAATCGCGTGGCCTTGATGCAGGAATTGCGGGATCAGGACGAACCCACACTCGACGATCTGCTGAAACGCCTCAGCGCGGTCGATCTGGTGCTGGTCGAAGGCTACAAACGCGACGCGCATCCCAAGGTCGAGGCGCACAGGGCCGAAACCGGCAATCCCCTGATCGCGCCCGACGATCCGACCATCCGCGCCATTGCCAGCGACACGGCGCTGACGATGGACCGGCCCGTCTTCGATCTGAACGACACCACTCGTATTGCCGATTTCATCCTGTCAGAGGTCGGCCTGTGA
- a CDS encoding aa3-type cytochrome c oxidase subunit IV → MAEHKVGEMDVKSQEKTFDGFMSWVTWSVIIILVLLVGMAIFIT, encoded by the coding sequence ATGGCAGAGCACAAAGTGGGCGAGATGGACGTCAAGAGCCAGGAAAAGACCTTTGACGGGTTCATGTCCTGGGTCACCTGGTCGGTGATCATCATCCTGGTCCTGCTGGTCGGCATGGCGATCTTTATCACCTGA
- a CDS encoding AzlD domain-containing protein — MIDSATLWTVIIGLGVGSFLLRFAFLGFVGDRPLPEWLLRHLRYTAVAILPALVAPLVVYSGENGSTDVTRVLAALATLGVGMWTRNVFAAIGAGATTLFVLVYLV; from the coding sequence ATGATCGACAGCGCAACCCTGTGGACCGTCATCATCGGGCTGGGTGTGGGCAGCTTTCTGTTGCGCTTTGCGTTCCTCGGCTTCGTGGGCGACAGGCCCCTGCCCGAGTGGCTGCTGCGCCATCTGCGCTATACGGCGGTGGCAATCCTGCCTGCGCTGGTGGCACCGCTGGTGGTCTATTCAGGCGAAAACGGCAGTACCGATGTCACCCGCGTGTTGGCGGCCCTTGCAACGCTGGGCGTGGGCATGTGGACGCGCAACGTGTTTGCCGCCATCGGGGCCGGGGCCACGACCCTGTTTGTGCTGGTCTACCTGGTCTGA
- a CDS encoding acyl-CoA dehydrogenase, with the protein MPYRAPVDDYTFLFDHIVGLDQVVATDRFADATSDVTSAILTEAGKLCEDVIAPLQRPGDLHPARLENGVVRTSPGYAEGYKAIAEGGWVGMAADPEYGGMGLPMAVTTAVNEMMSAACLSLQLSPLMTQGQIEALEHHASDEIKALYLPKLISGEWTGTMNLTEPQAGSDVGALSSKAEDNGDGTYAISGQKIYISWGDNDFTENVCHLVLARLPGAPAGTKGISLFLVPRNIPDEHGNPGVANTLKVVSLEHKMGLHGSPTCVMQYDGAKGWLIGAQGGGMAAMFTMMNNARLGVGGQGVGAAEGAYQHALGYALDRKQGKTEGETGTIIDHADVRRMLMTMRAETYAARGIALMCAVAIDMTTAANDATWKSRAALLTPIAKAFGTDIGNEVAGMGIQVHGGMGFVEETGAAQYARDVRVTTIYEGTNGIQAMDLVARKMMDGGEAAARIFDEIEAAAEDARGTFPKMAEAVWQASESLRETTEWMIAQNHRVRFAGAVPYLRAFARVLGGHIHLASALHDQGGAHEKVARFYIQRLLPEHDSLLAQAQAGDYDVYALTPEEFAA; encoded by the coding sequence ATGCCTTATCGCGCCCCTGTCGACGACTATACGTTCCTTTTTGACCACATCGTGGGACTGGATCAGGTGGTGGCAACCGACCGCTTTGCCGACGCCACGTCAGATGTGACAAGCGCGATCCTGACGGAGGCGGGCAAGCTCTGCGAGGACGTGATCGCGCCCCTGCAACGCCCCGGCGACCTGCATCCGGCGCGACTGGAAAACGGCGTCGTGCGCACCTCGCCCGGCTATGCAGAGGGTTACAAGGCCATCGCGGAAGGTGGCTGGGTCGGCATGGCGGCGGACCCCGAATATGGCGGCATGGGCCTGCCCATGGCCGTGACCACAGCGGTGAACGAGATGATGTCGGCGGCCTGCCTGTCGCTGCAACTGTCCCCCCTGATGACCCAAGGCCAGATCGAGGCGCTGGAACACCACGCAAGCGACGAGATCAAGGCGCTCTATCTGCCCAAGCTGATCTCGGGCGAATGGACCGGCACCATGAACCTGACCGAACCGCAGGCCGGATCGGACGTGGGCGCACTGTCGTCCAAGGCCGAGGACAATGGCGACGGCACCTACGCCATCTCGGGCCAGAAAATCTATATCTCCTGGGGCGACAACGACTTTACCGAAAACGTCTGCCACCTTGTGCTGGCCCGCCTGCCGGGCGCACCTGCGGGGACCAAGGGGATTTCGCTCTTCCTCGTGCCGCGCAACATCCCGGACGAACACGGCAATCCCGGCGTGGCGAACACGCTCAAGGTGGTCAGCCTCGAACACAAGATGGGCCTGCACGGCTCGCCCACCTGCGTGATGCAATATGACGGCGCCAAGGGCTGGCTGATCGGCGCGCAAGGCGGCGGCATGGCGGCCATGTTCACCATGATGAACAACGCGCGCCTTGGCGTGGGCGGTCAGGGCGTGGGGGCGGCCGAAGGCGCCTACCAGCACGCGCTGGGCTATGCCCTCGACCGCAAGCAGGGCAAGACCGAGGGCGAGACCGGCACCATCATCGACCACGCCGACGTGCGCCGCATGCTGATGACGATGCGCGCCGAAACCTACGCCGCGCGCGGCATCGCGCTGATGTGTGCCGTCGCCATCGACATGACCACAGCCGCCAACGACGCCACGTGGAAATCCCGCGCGGCGCTGCTGACGCCCATCGCCAAGGCGTTCGGCACCGATATCGGCAACGAGGTTGCGGGCATGGGCATCCAGGTCCATGGCGGCATGGGCTTTGTCGAGGAAACGGGCGCCGCCCAATATGCCCGAGATGTACGGGTCACCACGATCTACGAAGGCACCAACGGCATACAGGCCATGGACCTTGTCGCGCGCAAGATGATGGACGGGGGCGAAGCCGCCGCACGCATCTTTGACGAGATCGAGGCCGCCGCCGAAGACGCGCGCGGCACCTTCCCCAAGATGGCCGAAGCGGTCTGGCAGGCCAGCGAATCCCTGCGCGAAACCACCGAATGGATGATCGCACAGAACCACCGCGTCCGCTTTGCCGGGGCCGTGCCCTACCTGCGCGCCTTTGCCCGCGTGCTGGGCGGCCATATCCACCTCGCCTCGGCGCTGCACGACCAGGGCGGCGCACATGAAAAGGTGGCGCGCTTCTACATCCAGCGGCTCTTGCCCGAACATGACAGCCTGCTTGCACAGGCGCAGGCGGGCGATTACGACGTCTATGCATTGACGCCAGAAGAGTTCGCCGCCTGA
- a CDS encoding protein-disulfide reductase DsbD domain-containing protein encodes MRQSALSLAAVLATVAAVPSLAQGQFDDVVRTEVLQGWDLPNGQRLAAVRLVLAPGWKTYWRAPGDAGIPPHFDWSRARNVGAVSLTWPTPDVHHQNGMQSIGYTDQVVIPMHLTPAKPGKPMRLRTTLSMGVCADVCIPHQVSIDTLLDSPDLTPTPAIVAALSDVPYSEAEAQVRAATCRVRPTEHGMQIEARVTLPHTGGTEVAVIEPGIPGVWVSEARTSRSGDTVVAVSEMVHADGGAFAIDRSDVRITILGGNYAVDVRGCTAG; translated from the coding sequence ATGAGACAGAGCGCCCTTTCCCTAGCCGCCGTGCTGGCGACCGTTGCTGCCGTGCCATCATTGGCGCAGGGTCAATTCGATGATGTTGTCCGCACCGAAGTGCTGCAAGGGTGGGACTTGCCCAATGGGCAGCGGTTGGCGGCGGTGCGCCTGGTTCTGGCGCCGGGTTGGAAAACCTATTGGCGTGCGCCGGGCGATGCGGGCATCCCGCCCCATTTCGACTGGTCCCGCGCCCGCAATGTCGGCGCTGTCAGCCTGACCTGGCCCACGCCGGACGTGCATCACCAGAACGGCATGCAATCCATCGGCTATACCGATCAGGTTGTGATCCCGATGCATCTGACCCCGGCCAAGCCGGGCAAGCCCATGCGCCTGCGCACCACCCTGTCCATGGGCGTGTGTGCGGATGTGTGCATTCCCCATCAGGTGTCCATTGACACGCTGTTGGACAGCCCGGACCTGACCCCGACCCCGGCCATCGTGGCCGCATTGTCCGATGTCCCCTATTCCGAAGCCGAGGCCCAGGTGCGCGCCGCCACCTGCCGCGTGCGCCCCACCGAACATGGCATGCAGATCGAGGCCCGTGTCACCCTGCCCCATACCGGCGGCACCGAGGTCGCCGTCATCGAGCCCGGCATTCCGGGTGTTTGGGTCAGCGAAGCCCGCACATCGCGCAGCGGTGACACTGTCGTGGCCGTCAGCGAGATGGTGCATGCCGATGGCGGTGCCTTTGCCATCGACCGGTCCGATGTCCGCATCACCATTCTGGGTGGCAACTATGCCGTGGATGTGCGCGGCTGCACCGCCGGTTAA
- the mobA gene encoding molybdenum cofactor guanylyltransferase MobA: MTPPLGVILAGGQATRMGGGDKGLLRAGDKRLIDHVIDRLSPQVAGLALNANGDPGRFDDLNLPVIADSIGGFAGPLAGVLAGLDWAAEQGADAIVTAAADTPFFPCDLVPRLQLATEGMDHPLALAATLDPKRGQARHPTFGLWPVALRDDLRAALDAGLRKVVLWTDQHDGRTALFPDEAAFFNVNTPDDLNTAKDMA, encoded by the coding sequence ATGACCCCACCCCTTGGCGTAATCCTCGCGGGCGGACAGGCCACGCGCATGGGCGGCGGCGACAAGGGGCTGCTGCGCGCAGGTGACAAACGCCTGATTGACCACGTGATCGACAGGCTTTCGCCGCAGGTCGCGGGCCTGGCGCTTAATGCCAATGGCGACCCGGGCCGCTTTGACGACCTCAACCTGCCCGTGATCGCGGACAGTATCGGTGGCTTCGCAGGCCCGCTTGCGGGGGTGCTGGCCGGGCTCGACTGGGCCGCGGAACAGGGCGCGGACGCCATCGTCACCGCCGCCGCCGACACACCGTTCTTCCCATGCGATCTGGTCCCCCGCCTGCAATTGGCGACCGAAGGCATGGACCACCCGCTGGCGCTGGCCGCCACACTCGACCCCAAACGCGGACAGGCGCGGCACCCGACATTCGGTCTCTGGCCGGTCGCCTTGCGCGACGACCTGCGCGCGGCACTGGACGCTGGCCTGCGCAAGGTTGTCCTCTGGACCGACCAACATGACGGACGCACCGCCCTTTTCCCGGACGAGGCCGCGTTCTTCAACGTGAACACCCCCGACGACCTGAATACCGCAAAGGACATGGCATGA
- a CDS encoding YqgE/AlgH family protein: MTGAATLDLTGQLLVAMPGMGDPRFDRSVVFVCAHSDDGAMGLIVNKPAVDMVLGELLDQLEIACTGPERNHAVHFGGPVETQRGFVLHGTDYASRLRTLEVGAFGMTATQDVLEDIAIGDGPERTLVMLGYAGWGPGQLEGEIARNGWLTVAATPQLVFGTGDTSKWIKALGALGIDPLGLSGAAGRA, from the coding sequence ATGACAGGCGCTGCCACCTTGGATCTGACCGGACAGCTTTTGGTCGCCATGCCGGGCATGGGCGACCCGCGTTTCGACCGGTCGGTCGTGTTTGTCTGTGCACATTCCGACGACGGGGCGATGGGTCTGATCGTCAACAAACCCGCCGTGGACATGGTTCTGGGCGAATTGCTGGACCAGCTCGAAATTGCCTGCACCGGCCCGGAACGGAACCATGCCGTACATTTCGGTGGCCCGGTCGAAACGCAGCGCGGCTTTGTGCTGCATGGCACGGATTATGCCTCGCGGTTGCGCACGCTCGAGGTGGGCGCCTTTGGCATGACCGCGACCCAGGACGTGCTGGAAGACATTGCAATCGGGGACGGACCGGAACGCACGCTGGTCATGCTGGGCTATGCCGGATGGGGGCCGGGCCAGCTTGAGGGCGAGATTGCGCGCAATGGCTGGCTGACGGTGGCGGCCACGCCGCAGCTTGTCTTCGGCACCGGCGACACGTCGAAATGGATCAAGGCGCTGGGGGCGCTTGGCATTGATCCGCTGGGCCTGTCGGGGGCGGCCGGTCGCGCCTAG
- a CDS encoding L-threonylcarbamoyladenylate synthase, translated as MTDIETAVLRADAAGIAEAARLLAAGGLVSFPTETVYGLGGDARNDIAVARIFDAKGRPRFNPLIVHVPDLETARRFARIDGPLAALATGFWPGPLSLVAPLADGHGLSPLVTAGLDTVALRVPAHPAAQDLLRVFDGPVAAPSANRSGRISPTTAAHVMAGLNGKLDAVVDAGACAVGLESTIVGGDPLALLRPGGLAQDDIETITGPLAGAGAGITAPGQLSSHYAPDATLRLNANTAHPGEVLLGFGPMQSDLNLSVSGDLIEAAANLFGHLHSLDAMARPIAVAPIPKCGLGQAINDRLARAAAPRG; from the coding sequence ATGACCGACATTGAGACAGCCGTGCTGCGCGCCGATGCGGCAGGTATCGCCGAGGCGGCCCGGCTGCTGGCGGCGGGCGGGCTGGTGTCGTTTCCGACCGAGACAGTCTATGGCCTGGGCGGGGATGCGCGCAATGACATTGCAGTTGCGCGCATTTTCGACGCCAAGGGGCGGCCCCGCTTCAATCCGCTGATTGTGCATGTGCCCGATCTGGAGACGGCCCGACGGTTTGCCCGCATCGATGGGCCGCTTGCCGCACTCGCCACAGGTTTCTGGCCCGGACCGCTCAGCCTTGTTGCCCCGCTGGCGGACGGCCACGGGCTGTCGCCGCTGGTCACGGCCGGTCTGGATACCGTGGCCTTGCGGGTGCCTGCGCATCCAGCGGCCCAGGACCTGTTGCGGGTCTTTGACGGACCCGTGGCCGCGCCGTCAGCCAACCGCTCGGGACGGATCAGCCCCACCACCGCCGCCCATGTCATGGCGGGTCTGAACGGCAAGCTGGATGCGGTTGTCGATGCCGGGGCCTGCGCCGTGGGCCTGGAATCAACCATCGTGGGCGGTGACCCTTTGGCGCTGTTGCGCCCCGGCGGATTGGCGCAGGACGATATCGAAACCATCACCGGTCCGCTGGCCGGGGCCGGGGCCGGCATTACGGCACCGGGGCAATTGTCATCCCATTATGCCCCCGACGCCACGCTGCGCCTGAACGCCAATACGGCCCATCCGGGCGAGGTGTTGCTGGGGTTTGGCCCGATGCAATCGGACCTGAACCTGTCCGTCTCGGGCGATCTGATCGAGGCGGCGGCCAACCTGTTCGGGCATCTGCACAGCCTTGACGCGATGGCACGTCCGATTGCCGTGGCCCCCATTCCCAAGTGTGGTCTGGGTCAGGCAATCAACGACCGTCTGGCACGGGCTGCGGCGCCCAGAGGCTAG
- a CDS encoding AzlC family ABC transporter permease: MPITTTKSAFWAGVRDGAPFIFVAGPFALLFGVLATEAGLNVFEVMTFSLVVIAGAAQFTALQVLQNDAPTVVVILSALAVNLRVAMYSAALTPYLGKAPLWQRVFAAYLLVDQSYALSHAKFEAAPDLNVPQRMAYYFGTCLLVMIFWFGMSYVGAAVGTQLPQDLPLDFALPIAFLSMVAPMVRTLPHLIAAVVAVVVGLLAVSVPYSLGLIVAGAAGMMAGAQAEVMLKGRTP; encoded by the coding sequence ATGCCCATCACCACCACCAAATCCGCTTTTTGGGCGGGCGTGCGCGACGGCGCACCGTTTATCTTCGTGGCCGGTCCCTTTGCGCTGCTGTTTGGCGTGTTGGCGACCGAGGCGGGGTTGAACGTGTTCGAGGTGATGACCTTTTCGCTGGTGGTGATCGCGGGGGCGGCCCAATTCACCGCGTTGCAGGTGTTGCAGAACGATGCGCCCACCGTTGTTGTGATCCTGTCGGCCCTTGCGGTGAACCTGCGGGTGGCGATGTATTCCGCGGCGCTTACCCCCTATCTGGGCAAGGCACCGTTGTGGCAGCGGGTGTTTGCGGCCTATTTGCTGGTGGATCAAAGCTATGCCCTGAGCCATGCGAAGTTCGAGGCGGCCCCCGATCTGAATGTGCCGCAGCGGATGGCCTACTATTTCGGCACGTGCCTGCTGGTGATGATCTTCTGGTTCGGGATGAGCTATGTCGGCGCGGCTGTCGGCACGCAACTGCCGCAGGACCTGCCGCTGGATTTCGCGCTGCCGATTGCATTTTTGTCCATGGTTGCCCCCATGGTGCGCACGCTGCCGCATCTGATTGCCGCCGTGGTCGCGGTGGTGGTGGGCCTTTTGGCCGTCTCCGTCCCTTATTCGCTGGGCCTGATCGTCGCGGGGGCCGCAGGCATGATGGCAGGCGCCCAGGCCGAGGTGATGTTGAAGGGGCGCACGCCATGA
- a CDS encoding MBL fold metallo-hydrolase — MKDIPPAGLRYPWADPPEHGAAAHVAPGVLWMRLPLPMKLDHVNVYALDDGDAWTVVDTGFASNKTKAIWQSLMDGPLGGKPITRVIVTHHHPDHVGLAGWLQSDFGAELITTRTAWLFARMLTLDVQETPTRETLDFYRSAGMDKATFDRRASERPFNFGDIVAPMPLGYTRIKQGDTITMGGRTWDIHIGNGHAPEHATFWSRDDNLVLAGDQILPSISPNIGVYATEPMADPIGDWLEACERLNLLARADHLVLGGHKLPFTGLPTRMRQLIDNHHGALARLMDHIDTPKAASDCFAPLFKRTIGDGEYGLALVEAVAHLSHLYQQGRATRTRRDDGAWVYQRAE, encoded by the coding sequence ATGAAAGACATTCCGCCCGCTGGCCTCAGATACCCGTGGGCGGACCCGCCGGAACATGGCGCAGCCGCGCACGTGGCGCCCGGCGTGCTCTGGATGCGGCTGCCGCTGCCGATGAAACTGGATCACGTGAACGTCTACGCGCTGGATGACGGCGACGCGTGGACCGTGGTCGATACAGGGTTTGCGTCCAACAAAACCAAGGCCATCTGGCAATCGCTGATGGACGGGCCCCTGGGCGGCAAACCCATCACGCGGGTGATTGTCACGCATCACCACCCCGACCATGTCGGCCTTGCAGGTTGGCTGCAATCCGACTTCGGAGCAGAGCTGATCACCACACGCACGGCGTGGCTGTTTGCGCGCATGCTGACGCTGGATGTGCAAGAGACACCCACCCGGGAAACACTCGATTTCTACCGCAGCGCAGGGATGGACAAGGCAACCTTTGACAGGCGCGCCTCGGAACGGCCCTTCAACTTCGGGGATATCGTGGCGCCGATGCCGCTGGGCTACACACGGATCAAACAGGGCGACACGATCACCATGGGCGGGCGGACATGGGACATCCATATCGGCAACGGCCACGCCCCGGAACACGCCACGTTCTGGAGCAGGGATGACAATCTGGTGCTGGCGGGCGACCAGATCCTGCCGTCGATCAGCCCGAACATCGGCGTCTATGCCACCGAACCCATGGCCGACCCCATCGGCGACTGGCTGGAGGCGTGCGAGCGCCTGAACCTGCTGGCGCGCGCGGATCATTTGGTGCTGGGCGGGCACAAGCTGCCCTTTACGGGTCTGCCCACACGGATGCGGCAGTTGATCGACAATCACCACGGCGCGCTGGCCCGCCTGATGGACCATATCGACACGCCCAAGGCGGCCTCGGACTGCTTTGCGCCCCTGTTCAAGCGGACAATTGGCGACGGCGAATACGGGCTGGCGCTGGTTGAAGCCGTCGCGCATCTGTCGCACCTTTACCAGCAGGGGCGGGCCACCCGCACCAGACGGGACGACGGCGCGTGGGTCTACCAGCGCGCCGAATAA
- a CDS encoding DUF6173 family protein — MNNDIKTAAEAVEADALPRAHEVHSDPDARNAGDQPLPKGVSRTPTEKKSPAQWAYERIIMYLKNFEESLDNEHEVAMGFTGGDAGVLRIEGMGYFPPDIVTFYGSDPTGAKTQAIQHVSQLNVMLRALPKAVEQAEPRRIGFRLAQDLEDE; from the coding sequence ATGAACAACGACATCAAGACAGCGGCCGAGGCGGTCGAGGCAGACGCCCTGCCGCGCGCGCACGAGGTGCATTCGGACCCCGATGCGCGCAACGCAGGCGATCAGCCGCTGCCCAAAGGCGTGTCCAGGACGCCCACCGAAAAGAAAAGCCCGGCGCAATGGGCCTATGAACGGATCATCATGTACCTCAAGAATTTCGAGGAAAGCCTCGACAACGAACATGAGGTGGCGATGGGGTTCACGGGCGGTGACGCGGGCGTGCTGCGAATCGAGGGGATGGGATATTTTCCACCCGACATCGTGACCTTTTACGGTTCGGACCCGACCGGGGCCAAAACGCAGGCGATCCAGCATGTCAGCCAGCTGAATGTGATGCTGCGGGCGCTGCCCAAGGCCGTGGAACAGGCCGAACCGCGGCGCATCGGCTTCCGTCTGGCCCAGGATCTCGAAGACGAATGA
- a CDS encoding formate dehydrogenase accessory sulfurtransferase FdhD: MQLARDANTNGYIIAPDPSAARLTRAVTGHDHTGAETQISVVEERPLTIYLNAQEIVTAMTIGDYPDYLALGFLRNQRMLTDADTITRVDYDEELETVVVRTATPTNHEDKLKKKTRTSGCAVGTVFGDMMEGLEDAQLPAADVRTSWLYALSATINRTPSLYLEAGAIHGTVLCHRDQPLVYMEDVGRHNAVDKVAGWMLQTGADPADKILYTTGRLTSEMVIKTALMGIPVLASRSGFTAWGVEIAQQVGLTLIGRMRGQRFVCLSGEDRLIRDTDPTSITDEPRKSGRKGAA, from the coding sequence ATGCAATTGGCACGTGACGCCAACACGAACGGATACATCATCGCGCCCGACCCGTCTGCGGCCCGGCTGACCCGCGCGGTGACGGGCCACGACCATACCGGGGCCGAAACACAGATCAGCGTGGTCGAGGAACGCCCCCTCACCATCTACCTCAACGCACAGGAAATCGTGACGGCCATGACCATCGGGGATTACCCCGACTACCTGGCTCTGGGCTTCCTGCGCAACCAGCGGATGCTGACGGATGCCGATACGATCACGCGGGTGGACTATGACGAGGAACTCGAAACCGTCGTCGTCCGCACCGCCACCCCCACCAACCACGAGGACAAGCTGAAGAAAAAGACGCGCACCAGCGGCTGCGCGGTGGGCACCGTCTTCGGCGACATGATGGAGGGGCTGGAGGATGCCCAGCTGCCCGCAGCAGATGTCCGCACCTCATGGCTCTATGCCCTGTCGGCCACGATCAACCGCACCCCCTCGCTCTACCTCGAAGCGGGGGCCATCCACGGCACGGTCCTGTGCCACCGCGACCAGCCACTTGTCTACATGGAGGACGTGGGCCGCCACAACGCCGTGGACAAGGTGGCGGGCTGGATGCTGCAAACCGGCGCCGATCCTGCGGACAAGATCCTCTACACCACCGGCCGGCTCACGTCGGAAATGGTGATCAAGACGGCCCTCATGGGCATTCCTGTGCTCGCCTCACGGTCGGGCTTCACCGCGTGGGGCGTTGAAATCGCACAGCAGGTCGGCCTGACCCTGATCGGCCGTATGCGCGGGCAACGCTTCGTCTGCCTCAGCGGCGAAGACCGGCTGATCCGCGACACGGACCCCACCAGCATCACGGACGAGCCGCGCAAGAGCGGGCGCAAGGGGGCCGCGTAA